Proteins encoded together in one Riemerella anatipestifer window:
- a CDS encoding S66 peptidase family protein: MITFPKKLKKGAKIGIVSPAGAVEASQIQAGIERIQSKGYEPILSPYCLGIFKNGYNYSGTEKERLSDINWAFSNSGLSAIWATRGGYGCQHLIKNIKLSAFRENPKWYIGYSDNTVIQSYLLKNGFASIHGQTLKTASFGVSEESYEFIFDILEGALPKYEIIPHAFNKEGVAEGILIGGNLALVYALLGSPYSFNFKDKVLFIEDIGENFYALDRMLMGLELAGVFRKIKGLVIGGMTNMGSETDNPNYEDSFDSFAYEIVKQRLEKYKIPVMYQFPNGHIYHNLPLILGASVRLEITSEKAELFYL; this comes from the coding sequence ATGATAACATTTCCCAAAAAACTAAAAAAAGGAGCTAAAATAGGCATTGTTTCTCCTGCTGGAGCCGTAGAAGCCTCACAGATACAAGCAGGTATAGAACGAATACAGTCTAAAGGATATGAGCCTATTTTAAGTCCGTATTGCTTGGGGATTTTTAAGAATGGATACAATTATTCTGGGACAGAAAAAGAACGCTTATCAGACATCAATTGGGCATTTTCTAACTCGGGGCTTTCTGCAATATGGGCAACTAGAGGAGGCTATGGCTGTCAGCATCTCATTAAAAATATTAAGTTATCTGCTTTCAGAGAGAATCCTAAATGGTATATAGGTTATTCGGACAATACTGTAATCCAAAGCTATCTTCTAAAAAACGGATTTGCTAGCATACACGGGCAAACACTTAAAACCGCTTCGTTTGGGGTCTCGGAGGAAAGTTATGAGTTTATTTTTGATATTCTTGAGGGAGCACTTCCTAAATATGAAATTATACCACACGCATTTAATAAAGAAGGTGTGGCGGAAGGTATTTTAATAGGCGGAAATTTAGCCTTGGTTTATGCCTTGTTGGGAAGTCCATATTCCTTTAATTTTAAAGATAAAGTCCTTTTTATAGAAGATATAGGCGAAAACTTTTACGCTCTTGATAGAATGCTGATGGGGCTAGAACTTGCAGGGGTATTTAGAAAAATAAAAGGGCTTGTCATAGGTGGTATGACGAATATGGGCTCCGAAACCGATAATCCAAACTATGAAGACAGTTTTGATAGCTTTGCTTATGAAATTGTAAAACAAAGATTGGAGAAATATAAAATCCCTGTGATGTATCAGTTTCCTAATGGGCATATCTATCATAATTTGCCGCTTATTTTGGGGGCTTCGGTTCGCCTTGAAATTACCTCTGAAAAAGCAGAACTTTTTTATCTATAA
- a CDS encoding LysE family translocator produces the protein MLELIFSAIGLGLMLSLVFIGPIFFLLIETSFSRGARHALTLDIGVITADLVCILVAYFASDDLVEIIDEYPSFYRITAFIIFIYGIFMIVSKTKMRIEGEKKIISQNYFKTFLNGFLLNILNIGVVLFWLVTVISVRNQYPNPYKFILYIGIMIATYIGIDLIKILLAKQFHHKLTQNLANKIRSAVGVILVIISVFIFMQSFKKFNKLDQELERSGYVRDSLKIRK, from the coding sequence ATGCTAGAACTTATATTTTCTGCTATCGGCTTAGGGCTAATGTTAAGCTTGGTTTTTATAGGACCTATTTTTTTCCTGCTTATAGAAACTAGCTTTTCGCGTGGAGCAAGGCATGCATTAACCTTAGATATAGGAGTTATAACTGCAGATTTGGTTTGTATTTTGGTGGCCTACTTTGCGAGTGATGATTTAGTAGAAATTATAGACGAATATCCTAGTTTTTATAGAATAACGGCTTTTATTATCTTTATTTATGGGATTTTTATGATAGTCTCCAAAACTAAAATGAGGATAGAAGGCGAAAAAAAAATCATCAGTCAGAACTATTTTAAAACTTTTTTAAATGGCTTTTTACTGAATATTCTTAATATAGGTGTAGTTTTATTTTGGTTGGTTACTGTAATATCGGTGCGAAACCAATATCCTAATCCGTATAAATTTATTTTATACATTGGGATTATGATAGCCACCTACATTGGGATAGATTTAATTAAAATCCTTTTAGCAAAACAATTTCATCATAAATTGACTCAAAATCTTGCTAATAAAATACGAAGTGCTGTTGGAGTGATATTAGTTATCATTAGTGTATTTATATTTATGCAGAGCTTCAAAAAATTTAATAAGCTGGACCAAGAGTTAGAAAGAAGCGGTTATGTGAGGGATTCTCTAAAAATCAGAAAATAA
- a CDS encoding YraN family protein has product MAEHNDFGKEAENQAVFFLEQKGYNIIARNFRYLKAELDIIAEKDNTLVVLEVKARQHNALVEPHEAVNKRKIKLIISATNEFLQSYPKNVEVRFDIISIIKTPQDAFEITHIENAFESIDG; this is encoded by the coding sequence ATGGCAGAGCATAATGATTTTGGAAAAGAAGCCGAAAATCAAGCCGTATTTTTCTTGGAGCAAAAGGGCTATAATATCATAGCCAGGAACTTTAGATACCTTAAAGCAGAGCTAGATATTATTGCCGAAAAAGATAATACTCTAGTGGTGCTAGAAGTTAAAGCAAGGCAGCACAATGCTTTAGTAGAGCCTCACGAAGCAGTAAACAAACGGAAAATAAAACTCATTATCTCTGCCACCAACGAATTTCTACAAAGCTATCCGAAAAATGTAGAAGTAAGATTCGATATTATTTCTATTATAAAGACACCTCAAGACGCATTTGAAATTACTCATATAGAAAATGCCTTTGAGAGTATAGATGGTTAG
- a CDS encoding sensor histidine kinase, which translates to MKTFSFKNIRTLFIVSVLSALFFFLITSSEKTIRNFFISWAISLVYTFGYGLCNGLMNEQLNEKYNWNTHTKPRLIIGLIATVILNTLITYLLNYISFVQLRGVPTEDFFSKKYGFINWFWINFALLISSLYHVYYFMKALQQSTQEKIEVQEQLAKASEAQFQSLKTQLDPHFLFNSLNVLTALIEENPPKAQKFTEDMSKIYRYVLEQRDKKTVSVAEEISFAKTYAELLKTRFEDSVNFSFDINPNFENHLVVPLSLQLLLENVIKHNFATIQKPLNIKVYTTSYYLMVENNLQAREMPAGSTGVGLKNIQQRYALLTHKEVNIIKNENIFRVEIPLI; encoded by the coding sequence ATGAAAACTTTTTCCTTTAAAAATATACGCACTTTGTTTATTGTAAGCGTACTTTCTGCTCTTTTCTTCTTTCTCATTACCTCGTCTGAAAAAACAATTCGTAACTTTTTTATTAGCTGGGCAATATCGCTTGTCTATACTTTTGGCTATGGGTTATGTAATGGATTGATGAATGAACAACTTAATGAAAAGTATAATTGGAATACTCATACTAAACCTCGTCTGATAATTGGACTTATAGCAACAGTTATTCTTAATACTCTAATAACTTATTTGCTAAATTATATTTCTTTTGTTCAGTTAAGAGGAGTTCCTACAGAAGATTTTTTTAGTAAAAAATACGGTTTTATCAATTGGTTTTGGATAAATTTCGCATTGCTAATATCATCATTATATCATGTTTACTATTTTATGAAAGCCTTGCAGCAAAGCACTCAAGAGAAAATAGAAGTGCAGGAGCAATTAGCCAAAGCCTCAGAGGCACAGTTTCAAAGTTTAAAGACTCAGTTAGACCCGCATTTTCTGTTTAATTCTTTAAATGTCTTAACAGCGTTGATTGAGGAAAACCCACCGAAAGCTCAAAAATTTACGGAAGATATGTCTAAAATATACCGTTATGTTTTGGAACAAAGAGACAAAAAAACGGTGAGTGTTGCCGAAGAAATCAGCTTTGCAAAAACCTATGCCGAACTTCTTAAAACCCGTTTTGAAGACAGTGTTAATTTTAGTTTTGATATAAATCCCAACTTTGAAAATCATTTGGTAGTGCCATTATCTTTACAATTACTGCTAGAGAATGTGATTAAACATAACTTTGCTACCATTCAAAAACCGTTGAATATTAAGGTTTATACCACCTCGTATTATTTGATGGTAGAAAATAATTTACAAGCAAGAGAGATGCCTGCAGGTAGTACAGGAGTTGGATTAAAGAACATTCAGCAACGCTACGCCTTACTCACTCATAAGGAAGTGAATA